Proteins from one Sphingomonas sp. HF-S4 genomic window:
- the trpE gene encoding anthranilate synthase component I yields MIEGVEGARAALAAGRPALLWRREVADTETPVAAALKLIEPGRGDFLLESVEGGSVRGRHSMIGLAPDLVFRATGADAAINPHWLSDREAFAPCAEPALEALRSLVQRCRMDAPAELPRALACLVGYFSYETVGLVETLPRPPENPVGLPDMMFVRPTVILIFDRLADTLFLVAPVWPDADKAADALIEAAAERIDATAARLATAPLPAPVRAEPGEIALTPVLAPGRYGEMVARAKDYIAAGDIFQVVLAQRFTTPFALPPFELYRALRRVNPSPFLYHLDLPGFALTGSSPEILVRARDGEITIRPIAGTRPRGKTAAEDEANRASLLADPKERAEHLMLLDLGRNDVGRAAEAGSVRVTDSYTVEFYSHVMHIVSNVVGSLKPGADALDALFAGFPAGTVSGAPKVRACQIIAELEQETRGPYAGGVGYFSPDGSMDSCIVLRTALVKDGMMHVQAGAGIVADSDPAYEQRECEAKAGALFAAAREAVARASEAGFGQ; encoded by the coding sequence CCGGCCGGCCTGCGCTGCTGTGGCGGCGCGAAGTCGCCGATACCGAGACCCCGGTTGCCGCTGCGCTCAAGCTGATCGAGCCGGGCCGCGGCGACTTCCTGCTCGAATCGGTCGAGGGCGGATCGGTGCGCGGGCGGCACAGCATGATCGGGCTCGCCCCCGATTTGGTGTTCCGCGCCACCGGCGCGGACGCCGCGATCAATCCGCATTGGCTCAGTGATCGCGAAGCGTTCGCTCCCTGCGCCGAGCCCGCGCTCGAGGCGCTGCGCAGCCTCGTCCAACGCTGCCGGATGGACGCGCCTGCCGAGCTGCCCCGCGCGCTCGCCTGCCTCGTCGGCTATTTCAGCTACGAGACGGTCGGGCTGGTCGAGACGCTGCCGCGCCCGCCCGAGAACCCGGTCGGCCTGCCCGATATGATGTTCGTGCGACCGACGGTGATCCTGATCTTCGATCGGCTGGCCGACACGCTGTTCCTCGTCGCGCCGGTCTGGCCCGATGCCGACAAGGCGGCCGACGCGCTGATCGAGGCGGCGGCCGAGCGCATCGATGCGACGGCAGCGCGGCTCGCAACCGCGCCGCTCCCCGCGCCGGTCCGCGCCGAACCGGGCGAGATCGCACTGACCCCGGTGCTGGCGCCCGGCCGCTATGGTGAGATGGTGGCGCGCGCCAAGGACTATATCGCCGCTGGCGACATCTTCCAGGTCGTGCTCGCCCAGCGCTTCACCACGCCGTTCGCGCTGCCGCCGTTCGAGCTGTATCGCGCGCTGCGCCGAGTGAACCCCTCGCCCTTCCTCTACCATCTCGACCTGCCCGGCTTCGCGCTGACCGGATCGAGCCCCGAGATCCTCGTCCGCGCGCGCGATGGCGAGATCACCATCCGCCCGATCGCCGGCACCCGCCCCCGCGGCAAGACTGCCGCTGAGGACGAGGCCAACCGCGCGTCGCTGCTCGCCGATCCCAAGGAGCGCGCCGAGCACCTGATGCTGCTCGATCTCGGCCGCAACGATGTTGGCCGCGCCGCCGAGGCGGGCAGCGTGCGGGTGACCGACAGCTACACCGTCGAATTCTACAGTCACGTCATGCACATCGTCTCGAACGTCGTCGGCAGCCTCAAGCCCGGCGCCGACGCGCTCGACGCGCTGTTCGCGGGGTTTCCGGCGGGCACGGTCAGCGGCGCGCCCAAGGTCCGCGCCTGCCAGATCATCGCCGAGCTCGAGCAGGAGACGCGCGGGCCCTATGCCGGCGGCGTCGGCTATTTCTCGCCCGACGGATCGATGGATTCGTGCATCGTGCTGCGCACCGCTTTGGTCAAGGACGGCATGATGCACGTCCAGGCCGGCGCCGGCATCGTCGCGGACAGCGATCCGGCCTATGAGCAGCGCGAATGCGAGGCCAAGGCCGGTGCGCTGTTCGCGGCCGCCCGCGAAGCGGTTGCCCGGGCCAGCGAGGCGGGATTCGGCCAGTAA